The Styela clava chromosome 2, kaStyClav1.hap1.2, whole genome shotgun sequence genome contains a region encoding:
- the LOC120336498 gene encoding uncharacterized protein LOC120336498, protein MVRPRHPAIKYKPVFQKLGTSQTIIGLIHMILAVISTILSPSLSSYCAIAIGVLYLSTGLVASSTSRSPTNCNVTGGMILAILSILASGGTTALYICIFILMGESPRVASATEIGLLIGGFTLNAIELLLAIVHSVYCCKGGCICCRKQQHYRPQPTTNVAVIIIQQSSAELHKIDKTMLWHCQL, encoded by the exons ATGGTCCGTCCACGTCATCCGGCCATAAAGTACAAGCCTGTCTTCCAGAAACTGggg ACTAGTCAGACGATTATTGGACTTATTCATATGATTTTGGCAGTTATCTCAACAATATTATCACCATCATTATCATCATATTGTGCAATAGCGATTGGAGTGCTG TACCTAAGCACCGGACTTGTGGCTTCCTCGACTTCTAGAAGTCCCACCAACTGCAAT GTGACTGGAGGAATGATCTTGGCTATTCTTTCTATTTTGGCATCAGGAGGAACAACGGCGCTTTACATTTGTATATTCATATTAATGGGAGAATCTCCGCGTGTTGCG aGCGCAACTGAGATTGGACTTCTTATCGGTGGATTTACCTTAAATGCTATTGAGCTTTTACTTGCTATCGTGCACTCAGTATATTGCTGTAAAGGTGGTTGCATCTGCTGCAGAAAACAACAG CATTACAGGCCACAACCGACTACAAATGTTGCAGTGATAATCATACAACAATCAAGTGCGGAACTACACAAGATTGACAAGACGATGTTGTGGCATTGTCAACTATAA
- the LOC120336271 gene encoding uncharacterized protein LOC120336271, with protein sequence MAYYPTSQNLAIVPEPAQHVVVASPVHPAEKNKNAFTIIGICQLLIGIICAIIGGVLASHTSPTSTSNTGIGAGVLYAITGGLALATGAGPTSCNVVGGMVMAILSSLSAGITAAFAAFALAELDSLEYSYYTEPSSVIAIIGTICGLCFLEFFLAIVHSAYCCSGSCCARTNQPGMVLQIPQPHAAPPAYGQTKNPYKPFTNEPEA encoded by the exons ATGGCGTATTACCCAACATCACAAAATCTGGCAATCGTTCCCGAACCAGCTCAACATGTTGTGGTCGCATCACCTGTTCATCCGGCCGAAAAGAACAAGAATGCTTTCACCATTATTGGG ATATGTCAATTGTTAATCGGTATCATCTGTGCGATCATTGGAGGTGTGTTGGCCTCACATACATCTCCTACTTCCACTTCCAATACTGGAATCGGAGCTGGAGTATTG TACGCCATTACAGGGGGGTTGGCTTTGGCAACTGGAGCTGGTCCCACAAGTTGTAAC GTTGTTGGAGGAATGGTCATGGCTATTCTTTCGTCTCTTTCGGCAGGAATTACTGCAGCCTTCGCAGCATTTGCCTTAGCTGAACTGGACAGCTTAGAATATTCCTACTACACGGAA CCGAGCAGTGTCATTGCGATCATTGGAACAATATGCGGATTGTGTTTCCTCGAATTCTTCCTTGCAATTGTACATTCTGCGTACTGCTGTAGTGGAAGTTGCTGTGCCAGAACCAACcaa CCTGGAATGGTATTGCAAATACCACAACCTCATGCTGCACCTCCTGCGTATG GCCAAACAAAGAACCCCTACAAGCCTTTCACAAACGAACCAGAAGCATAA